Part of the Rothia mucilaginosa genome, GGGCTCATCCCCGCTCGCGCGGGGAGCACAGGACTCGGCTATTCAGAAGCTCGCAAAGTCGGGGCTCATCCCCGCTCGCGCGGGGAGCACGCAAGCCGCGCCGCTCTGCATAGGGTATCAGTGGGCTCATCCCCGCTCGCGCGGGGAGCACTCATATAAGGCTTCTTGAATTTTGTCAAGTCGGGGCTCATCCCCGCTCGCGCGGGGAGCACTCCCTAAAGGGGACAACGACAGCACCCCCACCGGGCTCATCCCCGCTCGCGCGGGGAGCACTCATGGCTGGCTATAACGCGGGTCCGGGTGCCGGGCTCATCCCCGCTCGCGCGGGGAGCACGGGGTTATGAAAGCTCGACAGGGTGCCGATACGGGCTCATCCCCGCTCGCGCGGGGAGCACTCTCCTTCTTATGTCGGTTCAGTTCGCGCGCTGGGCTCATCCCCGCTCGCGCGGGGAGCACAAACCTGACCTGGACAAGCTGACGCGCGCGGTGGGCTCATCCCCGCTCGCGCGGGGAGCACGGCTCCATTGCTGAGAACATCGGCGCGGGTTGGGGCTCATCCCCGCTCGCGCGGGGAGCACTCATTGAGGCGCTTCAGGCGGGTGCGAATTGCGGGCTCATCCCCGCTCGCGCGGGGAGCACGCATCCTGCGCAGGTTGCCGTCTGATTCTTGGGTGGCTCATCCCCGCTCGCGCGGGGAGCACCAAGGAACTATATATTTGTCACAAGTACAAAAGGGCTCATCCCCGCTCGCGCGGGGAGCACGTGGTACTTCGGACGGATACCTCCTCCGGGACGGGCTCATCCCCGCTCGCGCGGGGAGCACGTAGCAGTTGCTGAAGCCATTGAGGTCATCATGGGCTCATCCCCGCTCGCGCGGGGAGCACCAGCATGACCGCGCCGCCGTGGCTGCGGGAACGGGCTCATCCCCGCTCGCGCGGGGAGCACCGGCGCTGTTCCTTCGCCAACTTGCGGGCGCTGGGCTCATCCCCGCTCGCGCGGGGAGCACTCACGCAGACCGCCGCCGAGGCATGGTTTGCCGGGCTCATCCCCGCTCGCGCGGGGAGCACCAGCGCTAACGCAGCCCAAACCTTTCTGCCGTGGGCTCATCCCCGCTCGCGCGGGGAGCACATGCCGCCGTGGTAGGCCAGCTCAAGCAGGGGGGGCTCATCCCCGCTCGCGCGGGGAGCACTCTGAGGTAATTACCGCCCCGCGCACCGTATGGGGCTCATCCCCGCTCGCGCGGGGAGCACCACCTTGACTCCTCAGACCGCGAGCCGCGACGGGGCTCATCCCCGCTCGCGCGGGGAGCACTCCTCGCTACTGAACAGCGAGTCCGCTGTTACGGGCTCATCCCCGCTCGCGCGGGGAGCACGAAACAGGGGATGCAGGCCAACGTTATCATGGGGGCTCATCCCCGCTCGCGCGGGGAGCACGCTTCGTGAGCTTACCCCGCTAACTACCTTTGGGGCTCATCCCCGCTCGCGCGGGGAGCACTCACTGAGTGAGTCGTAGACGGTGACGCGGTAGGGCTCATCCCCGCTCGCGCGGGGAGCACGTGGTGTTTACGGTTTCCCATTCCCCGGCGGCGGGCTCATCCCCGCTCGCGCGGGGAGCACCTAGCGCAGAGGTCTAATACTAACGGCAACAAGGGCTCATCCCCGCTCGCGCGGGGAGCACGCTGATATCGCATTCATGCGTGAGAAGGCGGCGGGCTCATCCCCGCTCGCGCGGGGAGCACCACGCGCAGAGCCAGCGGTTGACTCCGCGCGAGGGCTCATCCCCGCTCGCGCGGGGAGCACCAGCCGCTGCATCTTTGAACCTCGACGGTGAGGGGCTCATCCCCGCTCGCGCGGGGAGCACGATGTCGTGGCAGTGAGTCCGGCAGGGCATCGGGGCTCATCCCCGCTCGCGCGGGGAGCACATTCTGTAGCACCTTCTCTTCTCATCCGCTTAGGGCTCATCCCCGCTCGCGCGGGGAGCACACCGGAAATATTCTAATGGGTGTTAGCGACCTGGGCTCATCCCCGCTCGCGCGGGGAGCACGGGGTCACCTGTTGCACCCCGGGGGGTCACCTGGGCTCATCCCCGCTCGCGCGGGGAGCACCGCATGAATAGCGGTAGCGCGCCGGTAATCGCGGGCTCATCCCCGCTCGCGCGGGGAGCACTTCCGGTCGAAGCTGCGGACTTCGACCCGTGGGGGCTCATCCCCGCTCGCGCGGGGAGCACTTTTGCTCCGCTGGCCCTGTGGCTGGCCTGTGGGGCTCATCCCCGCTCGCGCGGGGAGCACCTAAGCTCCGGTATAAAACCGTTGTGCTCTTGGGGCTCATCCCCGCTCGCGCGGGGAGCACGTGGTGTTTACGGTTTCCCATTCCCCGGTGACGGGCTCATCCCCGCTCGCGCGGGGAGCACGTCTAGGATGATGTTCTAAACACCCACAGGCTGGGCTCATCCCCGCTCGCGCGGGGAGCACCTTTTGCGTTTCTCTCACCCGAAAAAGAAGCCGGGCTCATCCCCGCTCGCGCGGGGAGCACCCGGTAATCGCGTTCGGGTGTCCCAGCGAGGGGGGCTCATCCCCGCTCGCGCGGGGAGCACCGTGGATTGCAAGGTCACTGAATCTCCGACCTGGGCTCATCCCCGCTCGCGCGGGGAGCACCCTGCAACGCCCATGTGGGCATGGTCGCCGGTGGGCTCATCCCCGCTCGCGCGGGGAGCACACTTGCTGACATGGGGCTTTACCCCCTACATCAGCAAAATAGAATCACTTTGGAGCCAGAGCCTGTATCCAGAATACACGATAAACAGTTATTCTTAACCACGACGAGCACGGCGATACTTACTCGCCTTACTCCACCCAGATTTTGGCACCGTTTTGCGAACCACCGGGCGATAAATCAGCTTCACACCCTCAAAGTCGACAGGCTCCCAATCCGCATTATTCACCCGAAACTCAAGCCGCTGCTCATTATCCTCCGGAAACACCATCGTCGCCCTACCAGTGCCACCCGACTCCAACACACGTGCCCACAACTTCTCACGAATCCTGGCACTCACACGCCCCACAAACACGCCAGGATTAATCTCCAAAAGCCACTTCGTCAAATCACCACGAAGACTCACCGGACAAGCAGACAAAACAATAACAATCATCAGTCCACCCCTCCATCCCCATAATTCATGCCACCGCGCTGAGCCTCACCCTGCTCATTCCACAAACCCACAACATCCAGCTCAAGCATCTCCTCAGGAACCTCCTCAGACAACAGAAGCCGCTGAATATCCCGCACAACCCGCTCCATCACCCTCTCAGAACGAATACGGTCACGCACCGCCCTACGCGTCACAGACCCAATATCCATCCCCTCCGTATAGCCAGAAACCACCTCAAACGCAGCAGGAATCGTAATCTCAGCCTTATACAAATCAGCAATGTCATACACAAAAGACCAAGAATTCCCGGTATGCACAAACCCCAGCCCAGGCGCACACCCCAAAGAAACAATCGCTGCATGAACAATCCCATACAACGCGGCATGCGCAGCCGACAACGCCTGATTAATCGGTGACCCATCACCAAAATTATTCGGATCATACTCACGGCGTTCCCACGGAACACCAGTCCGCTCAGACCACTGCCTATACACAGAACGCACCCTAGCGCCCTCCCTACCACGCAGCTGCTGCATCGTCAGCTCGCTCGTGTCCTCACCAGGAAAACGCCACTGATACATCATGCGCGCCACAGCCAAACGGCTCCGCGTATTCGACACCAACTTCGCCTGAGCAATCAACAGACGCGAAGAACGAGCCACAGACTTACCGCTCGCATAATAACGAACACCCTGCTCGCCAACCCACACCACCGTAGTACCGCACTCCCCCAACAAAGCCATCGCCTGATGAGTAATACGAGTACCCGGCCCCAACAGCAAAGCGCTCAAACTCGCAGCAGGGCAATGAACCACGCCCTCTTCCTTCACAAACGTCACCGCACTATCCGCACGGGAAATCGTCGCATGCTCCACATACACAAAACTCAAACGGTCAGAACTACGAAACAGCTCAGACGAGCTCGGAGGAATAGCCCCCTGCATGATCTTCTCCTATGAACATCAGCGTGCCAGCATCGGCACAAAGTATGAGTGAATAAAGAAAGGGCGGGGCACCATCACACAGAACAGTCCCCCGCCCTTCACCCGCATTACCTAGCGGGACAGAGGCGCCAACGTCAGAAGGCCCATACCGTACGCCTTGCCCCTGCCCATACCGGAAAGCAGAGACTTACGGAATAGCTCAACATCAGTGATGCGAAGAACGCCGTCGAACTGAGCCTTACGATGAGTCACCTTACCGACCTTGCCCTCAGCGTTACGGCGGGCAAACGCAAGGTCCTGACGAGAAGAAACCATCGGGCACTCCTCAACATCCTGACCCTCAACCGTGGGAATTACTTCAAATCCCCATTGCGGAGCACGCTCACGAATCCACGCCTGCT contains:
- the cas2e gene encoding type I-E CRISPR-associated endoribonuclease Cas2e encodes the protein MIVIVLSACPVSLRGDLTKWLLEINPGVFVGRVSARIREKLWARVLESGGTGRATMVFPEDNEQRLEFRVNNADWEPVDFEGVKLIYRPVVRKTVPKSGWSKASKYRRARRG
- the cas1e gene encoding type I-E CRISPR-associated endonuclease Cas1e yields the protein MQGAIPPSSSELFRSSDRLSFVYVEHATISRADSAVTFVKEEGVVHCPAASLSALLLGPGTRITHQAMALLGECGTTVVWVGEQGVRYYASGKSVARSSRLLIAQAKLVSNTRSRLAVARMMYQWRFPGEDTSELTMQQLRGREGARVRSVYRQWSERTGVPWERREYDPNNFGDGSPINQALSAAHAALYGIVHAAIVSLGCAPGLGFVHTGNSWSFVYDIADLYKAEITIPAAFEVVSGYTEGMDIGSVTRRAVRDRIRSERVMERVVRDIQRLLLSEEVPEEMLELDVVGLWNEQGEAQRGGMNYGDGGVD